Within the Fusarium keratoplasticum isolate Fu6.1 chromosome 1, whole genome shotgun sequence genome, the region TTTCTCTAGCCAGATTGATTGTCATTATTTAGCGCGGCTCATCATGTTTGCCACTCGTCGCCTCCTCCAATCCACCAGAATCACCTTCTTCACCCGCGACACCTGCGGCCTCTGCACCCAGGCAAAAAGCGTCCTCTCCGATGTCTGGGACAAGCGGCCATTCGCCTACACAGAAGTCAACATTGACCTTCCAAAGCCCGAGTCGAAGAAGTGGAGGGACCTCTACGACTTTGACGTCCCTGTGGTAGGCAAAACGTAATCACAGCCACGCAATCCGTTCACACGCGCAACAGATACACATCAGCAAGGCAACGGCACCAGAGGAAGATCCTGCCAAGGTCggcaaggccatcaagctgaTGCACAGGTTCACAGTCGATCAGGTCGAGGCCCAGATggacaaggccgagaagagctAGCTAGTATCATTTGTAGCCGATAGAAGCGTACATATGCCTGTCCCCTGAATCCCATCAATTTCAATGTAGGGTAGTTAGTAATCGCCGTTTTCAGGATGTAAGTTTAGAAGCCCGAAGAGTGGACGCTGCCGGGCATAAATCATCACGGGACCATTGCGAATGAGCTTGAGGGTGTGGTTGCGCTCTTGTTTCTCACTGCTTGTTGAGCGCTCGTCCTGTAGTGCTATTCACAAGCTAGATCGCATATACTATGCATTTCTAGCAGAATTAGGGCCTCCCTTCGGCAAAGCTGagctgctccttggccaCAACGCCCAGCGCCGTGTAGTCCGTCACGACATTCATCATGTCAAAGCCCTGGTCCGCGAATAGTTTTGCCTGCTCGCCTCCCGTGCAGTACACTCCCGTCTTCTTGCCGGCTTTCTGACCTGCAGAGAGcacc harbors:
- a CDS encoding Glutaredoxin-like protein, with the translated sequence MFATRRLLQSTRITFFTRDTCGLCTQAKSVLSDVWDKRPFAYTEVNIDLPKPESKKWRDLYDFDVPVIHISKATAPEEDPAKVGKAIKLMHRFTVDQVEAQMDKAEKS